The genomic DNA CGACCAGCGGCAGTCTGACGACAGCGACCCTGTCATGCGACGGCGCATCGAAGACGTCAGGCAGTTGATCACCGTCCTGCGGTTCTGCGTGGACAAGGACGTCGAGCTCATCTTCGGGTAGCCCCGGGAGCGCGGAGCACCCCGCCCCGCGGGGATGGGCCGTGGTTACGGGACAGTCTTTACTTGGAGGACAACCGACTGGCGTTTCTGGACGCGGCCCGCGCGGTCATGGGGTAGCACACCGCCACCTCGAAGATCGTTTATGGGACAGCCCTTAAAGAGCGTTTCATCCCTTTCGTACGTTTTCTCTCAATGTGAGACGCTATTGGGCCATGAGAGGGCCAGTGGCAAGATGTGCTGATGGGGATGATCGATAGCGACAGTGGAGCCGTCCAGTACGTACGGTTCCAAGCGCCTCACCGGAACAGCCGAGGCCACTTCACCGGTGTTTTCGGACTCGTCAACAATCTGGCGAGGGAGGGAAAGCTCTCGGACGAGCAGGAGAATTTCCGCCGCCGCAACAACAGTTGGTACGACGCCGCGTACACCGACCCCTCGACCGTTGACCCCCACGTCTACGACGATGAGATCAACCCTGGCGCGGCGGCATGGTTCAAGCCGTCAGCCACTCATCTCCTCGCTCGCGTCTCCGGTTATCTGGAGATCCTGTCCGCGCACGGCGTCGACTGCCGGGCTCTGTGTTCCGTAGACCCGGGGCGGGTCATCTACGAGGACGACGTACAGATCGTGGTCGTGCCACATGCACTGGACGCCACTGCCGCCCACGAGAGCACCAACACCCAGAAGTGACGCGCGCGCAGCCAGGTTGTGCGTCAGGTGTCGCGCCAGTTCGGGGTGGAATCGCGGGTGAGTCTGCGGCTTATGAGGTCGATCATGGCGATATGGATCATGGCTTCGGAGCGATGGGGGTGGGTTTCGTAGTCACGGGCAAGCCGGCGGTGGTGCATGAGCCAGCCGAAGGTCCGCTCCACCACCCACCGTCGGGGACCTTGAAGCCTTTGACGCCGGCCTCACGCTGGACGACTTCGACGTCGATGTCGAGGCGGGCGCCGTGCTCGATGGCTTTGGTGCGGTAGCCGGTGTCGGCCCATGCCTTGGTCACACGCGGGTGGGTGGCGGCGATGTGGGACATCAGATGCATGCCGCCGACGTTGTCGGAAACGCTTGCCGCGGTAACCCAGACGGCCAGGAGCAGGCCGATGGTGTCCACCCCGATATGGCGCTTGCGGCCTGCGATTTTCTTTCCAGCGTCGATGCCCTGGCCTGCCGTCGGCACATTGCTGGAGGTCTTCACACTCTGCGCGTCCAGCACGCAGGCAGTCGGCTCGCCGTCGCGGCCTTCGGCCTGGCGGACCAGGCGCCGCAGGAGACCGTTGAGCTGGTCGAAGACGCCTTCCTTCTGTCATGCGGCGAAGTAGCCGTAGACGGTTTCCCAGGGGGCGAAGTCGTGCGGCAGGTAGCGCCAGGGGATGCCGGTGCGGTCGACGTAGAGGATGGCGTTCATGATGCTGCGCAGGTCGTGCTCGGGCGGGCGGCCGATGTCCAGACCCTTGCCTCTCCGGTCGGCCCGCCAGGCGGAGAGTGTGGGGCAGATCAGTTCCCAGCGCGCATCGGACAGGTCGCTGGGATACGGGCGGTGTCGCGTCATGTTTCGGTTGTGCCGTCGAGCAGACCGTCTCCCCAGGGCGCAAACGAGGTCCACCGGGGGCGTGTTGGGATCAGACAGGAGCGGACGGAACGAAACGGGTTGCCGACTGTCGACACGAACCCCACGTCTCCCATCAGGCATGTCTGCCCCAAAGGTCCCATACCGGATCGGCTCGCGAAATGTCACTAATCAACCCTGTCGGGACAAAACGCTCTTTGAGAGGTAGTTCCTTATGGCGTGATCGCTCGCTGAACGGTGTCGGACGGACCTCTTTGAGCGCACGTACCCCGTTGCGGGCAGGTCCCCTGCTCGAAACAAGGGACAGACGCGTGGCCACGGCCCCATACGTGGCGAGCCGCGCGGCATACAGAGGGTCCGGATGGTGCATCGACGACTCCTCGGTGCCCAGACCAGGGCTTCGGCGACCTCGCGGAGCTGATCGAGCCTATCCGCCGGAGCTGTCGAGGGAAGTCTCGAGGCATGCCTCCCGCCTACGGCTCCAGCGAGCCGTGGTGGCCTCGGGGCTGCCGAGGGAGCAGACCGCCACGGCGGCGAGGCAGCTGACCGAGGCGGCGCCCCACAAGCCGATTCACGCACTTTGGTTGACACCTGACGTCGGCAGTCTTCAGCTCGCCCTCGTCGTCATCGAGTCCAGCCGCGTCTGGATGCGGCGTCACGTCCTACTCATCCAGGTCCCCTGCGCTGAGCTGGACGAAGAGACGTCGGTCGCCGTCGAGCTCCGCTGTCTCCGTACGAATGGAGGCAGCGGAGCCATCAGGCGTTCAGGGGCCGGTCGGTCAGGCCGACGCCAGTCCCGCGCTGTAGCTGGAGAACAGCAGGCGGTACTGCGTTCTGTCCAGGACGTTGGTGGCCGCCTCGATCCAGGAGCGTGCGTAGGCGGTCTTGAACCCGTTGCACCTGCCGGTCGCACGGAAGCAGACCTTCACGTCGGTCATGACGTTGGCCTTGATGTTGATGTCGGCGCAGTACGGACTCGTCGTGGCCCACCCGGTACGCGGCCACTTGTGCAGTTCGCCGTATTCGACCGTCTCGTAGCCGACCGAGTGGTCGTAGCAGGCCTGGGCTCGGGCCGGCGCGGCCGCGGCCGGAACCGTGGCCGCGGCCGTCACACCTCCGGCGGCCAGAGCAGCGGCCATCACAGAATGCATCACACGCGAACGCCGTTCCATTGTTTACCTTTCTCGTTGTCGGCCGGTGGCCGAACCCGGTGGGATGCGCTGCGGGTTCGGCACTGCAGAGATTGCCGGTCAGGTTGGGCGCGGGCCACAGCATCCGTTCGCTTGGGAGACCGTGGGACGTCCCACCCTTTGACCTTCTGGGATGCCCGGGGCGATGCGGCACGCAGGGGACGGCGGACTGCGTGTGCCCTGGCCGGAAGAGACCGATTCGGCGGGCCGGGCCGAACCGGCGAGTCGAGTGAGGTGTACCGATGGGGAACGACTGCCTAGCGGGGCAACGGACAACTGTGCTTGTGAGCAGGGGGGGGTCATGCTGCGTTGGAAGGCATTACCGGATTCGCTGGATCCACGAGTGCGGCAACTCGTCGTTCAATTGAGAAGGCTCAAGGACCGAAGTGGACTGAGCCTGGAGTCGCTGGAGACGAAGACCGGCATCAGCCGTTCGTCCTGGGACCGCTATCTCAATGGGAAAACCCTGCCGCCACGTCGCGCGGTGGAGGAATTTGCCCGGGCTTCCGGGGCAGACAGCGTCCGCCTGCTGGTCCTGCACGAGATTGCCGAGGACGCCCGGCAGCGTCCCAGCGCTCTGTCTGCGTCGGACTGCGTGACCGACCCGGGGGCCGACGTTCCGGGGGTGGAATCGCCACCGGTGAAGGACGCCCGGCCGCCGTTGGTGCGCAGAGGCGCAGCCCTCGCCGCCGCCGCGTTCACCGCGCTGGCCGGCATGGGCGCAGGGATAGTGATCTCCTCGGCATGGAACGATGACCGCTCCGCCAGTGACCAGGTCAAGGCCACGGTGGCGGCTGCGGGACCCAGCAGCAGTACGACCAGTGCTGCGGCCGGAAGGGAACGATACGTATTTCAGCCCGGCAAGACCTATCCCTGCGAGGTCCGCAGGAGCGAAACGACCGCAAAGGGACTGTACGCCGGTTACAGCGTGACGCGGAGTGCCGTCCTCGCGGGGCCCGGTTGGGACGTGGTGGAGGCCCAGTGCCTGCTGCGCCATCACCACATGGAACCCGGCGTTGTCGACGGAGTGTACGGACAGCAGACCATCGCGGCCGTGATGCGCCTGCAGGAGAAAGCCGGGCTGCCCGCGGACGGCGTCGTCGGACCGCACACCTGGCGGGTGCTGCGCGGATGACCGGCGGTGCACCGGAGTGCGCGGCGCTGGCCGAAGGGCTGCGTGCGGTCAGGGCGCGTACCGGGCTCAGCCTTGTGGCGCTGGCCGAGCGCACGGCGTACAGCAAGTCGTCCTGGGAGCGCTATCTCAACGGGAAGAAGCCGGTGCCCCGCCAGGCCGTCGAGGCGCTGTGCGCCACGGCCGGAGAACCTTCCGGGCGGCTCCTCGCCCTGTGGGAGCTGGCGGACGCCGAATGGAGCGGGCGCGCCCGCCTCTCCCGCCCTGCCCCACAGCGCCCCTCCGTCACCGTGCCGACGGACGCCGAGGAGGGGGCTGTCCCGCGACGGGCTCGGCGCGGGCGTTGGCCGGCCGTCGTCGCTGGCGCCGCGGCAGCCCTGGCCGCCGTGACGGCGTTGCTGGCCGTCACGGATTCCGACGCCGGAGAACCGACGGGCCTGACGGCGTCCCCCGCGCTCGACCCCCCACCCGCCTGCCACGGGACGACGTGCGACGGCATGGATCCCGGCCGGTCGTTCTGTGGGCTGCCCGGCCGGGCCGACGCACTGGGACCAGTGCACCGCACCCGTACCGGTACGGGAGTGGAAATCCGGTACAGCAGCGTGTGCGCCGCTGCCTGGGGCAGAATCTGGCATGCGAAGGTCGGCGACGCCCTTGAGCTGTCGGCCGTCGGCGTCCGGCCGCGCAGAGTCGTCATCGACAGCCCCGCGGACACCGGCGTCTACCGCTTCACCGCGATGATCGGCGCCCCGGACCGGGCCGGCCTGCGGCTGTGCTTCACCGCGGCCGGTGAGACCGATCCGGAGTGCTTCCATGCCTGACGGTCCGGCACACGACGAAGGACCACGCCGACTCGAAGTACCGCCCCGTACCGGCGTCACGCGCGCCCGCGGCGCCCGCCGAGTCCGCCCGCCTCCTCGAGCAGCACGACCTCGACCACACTTCCGGTCGGAGCTGTACGCATATCCGACCGCGCGGGGCGACGCGCTGCTCGAGTTGTGCGACGCGCTGCTGGGCACGGACGGTCCGGTGCGGACGCTGGTTGACCTCGCGCTCGGAACCCAAGAGTCGTCACAAGGAAGACCGGTCCCGCGACGGAGGAGACCCCCGCTTCTCACGCCCGTCGGGACCACCCACGGACCGCCCGACCGCGTCCTGACGCCTCGCCACTCCACACCGCAGTGCCGTCGGCCCGCACGTGCAGCGTCGGAGAGTGCTCGCGATACCCCCACTGTGCCGCGCCGTCCGGCACCACCCAGCCGCGGGCCTGGAAGGCCTGCATCGGCGTCAGCGAGACGGTGCACGCCTCCAGCGGACTCGTTCTGGTTTCCTTGGCGGGCAGGGTGACCCTGCCCGGCCTTCCCCGCGGGCCGGGGCAGGTCTGCTCCACCTCACTCTGGATGTAGGCGAGATTCACCTCCACCGTGACGGGCCTGCCCGAGGTGTTGGTGAGCTGCACCAGGAGGGATGCCGTCCCGTCCTCGGTGACCAGCGTGCACGGCGTCCACAGCACGGCGCCCGCGCTGCGCACCTTTCCGCACTGGTGGTTTCCCTTGACACCGCCGGACTCGTTCGAGCCCACGGGATCAGGGTTCGCCACCTCCGCCCCCTGCCCACTCGGTGCCGCCGGCCCGTCCAGGGACGTTCCGGCCGTGGACGACTCCGGCTTCCCGCTGCCCAGCCACCCGAACAGCGCGACAGCCACCGCCACCCCTACGGCTGCGCCTGCTCCCGCAGTCCGTGGAAGGGGCCGATTCGCGAAGTACGGACGCATTGTCGGAATGGGCATCCTGAAGGGTGCCTCCACCGCTGCCGGGACGGCGTTGTTCACCGCCGTGATCGTTTGGTGGCAGAGCCGATGACGATGTGCGACCAAGCAGGGAAGTGCCGGCCGTGCGGCGTGCGGCGACGGAGAGGGCCGGCTGCCAGTCGGCGGCCGGCCCCTTCTCGCCGAACGTGCTCATTGTGTCGTTGGGTTGCGGCACCATCGTGCACCATGGACGAATTCAGGGCTGCGTTGGCCGGAGCGGCGATCGGCGGGGGATTCACCTTTGCGAGAGCGCTTGCAAGCCCGTAGCGCCCGGGCACAAGCCGACCCCTCTCGCGCGGCAGCCAGGCATCAGGCGGACGTCGCTCACATGCAGTGGGTACGAAGCGGCAGAGGAGGAGCGGGCCGAGCTGGGGTGCGGCGTCGTCGGTCTCCACAGCCACCTGCCGCGATCGGGCAACCGGCCCTGAACCCGCTACTTACGGGTAGCCGCACCGGAGGCGCTGGGTAGTCAAGGCCAGACGGGCGCCTCAACCAGAGGTCGGCGAGCCTTGACGGCCTGCTGTGGTGGTCGCCGCTGTACGCGGTCTCGAGGCCAGAGCTGTGCGCAGCGCTGGGGTGAGGATGTGGCGGGTCTCGGACGGGGTGAGGGCGGCCGGCGTGGGGAGGGGGTTGAGGTAGCGGGTGTAGATGAGACCGCCGAGGATCGTCACCACGGCTGTGGCGCGGGCGGTCGCGTCCCGACCGCCCAGGAATTCAACAAGTCGGGCCAGCAGCTCGCGTTCCAGGTATTCGCGGATCACCTCGGCGGCCTCGTCGCCCTGGGCGGTGAGCTGGAGGAAGTCGGCGTCCTCCCACAGGCCCGTCACCGCGTCGATCAGGCGGTCGGGGAGGGTGGCCGGGTCGCCGCCGAGGACGTCGTCCACCACCAGCGCATTGGCGCACTGGAATTGCATCACGTCCGCGAAAAGGCCCTTCTTCGAGTCGAAGTGGTAGGCGATCAGCGCCGGGTCGACGCCGGCGGCCGCGGCCACCGCGCGCACCGTGGTGCGCCGGTATCCGCGCTCCAGGAACAGGGCACGGGCCGCCGAGACGATCGACTCGCGGATCGGCGGATTGCCGCGGGGGCGGCCTCGAGTGCGGGCGGGGGCAGGGGCGGCGTTATTCATCAGCGTTGAGCCTGCGTTTCGTGATCGGCACAGTCAAGGGCGTTCCGGAAACCACACGAAGGGATGCCCCGACACCATGCGTATCGCAGTCTTCGGCGCCAACGGACCAACCGGGCGCCACCTCACCGACCAGGCCCTCGCCGCCGGCCACGAGGTCGTCGCGGTGACGCGCCGCCCCGGCTCCCTCCCCTCCGAGCGGCCCGGCCTCGCCGTGGCCGTCGCCGATGCCACCGATCCGGCGGCCGTTGATGCCGCGATCGCCGGGACGGACGCCGTCCTGTCCGCGCTGGGCGCGCGCTTCAGCAAGGAGACCATCACCACGTACTCGGCGAGCGCCACGGCCATCACCGGGGCCATGACCCGCCACGGCATCGAGCGGCTCCTCACCATCAGCTCCAGCATCGCCGACCCGAACTGGCGCCCCGCCGGCGCGCACTTCTTCAACCACGTGCTCGACCCGCTGGTGAACCGACGCCTTGGCCGCACCCTCCACGAGGACATGCGCCGCATGGAGGCCGTGATCCGTCAGACGGACCTCGATTGGACCCTCGTCCGGCCCTCGGGCCTCTTCGAGCACCCCGTCGTCACGGACTACCACGCCGCCGAGACCAGCGCTGATGGCGTCTTCACCGCCCGGGCCGACCTCGCCGCGAGCATGCTGCGCGAGCTGGAGGAACGGCGGTACGTCCGTACGGCCATGGGCGTCATCACCACGGCTGTGAAGCCGAACATCGCCAAGCTGATCTGGCACGAGGGCGTGAAGAAGAAGTGAGCCGGGCGACCGCCGAACTCCCGGCAGCCACACGGGCATTCCTCACGAGCCCCCGCACAGCAGCCTTCACCACCCTCCGCCCCGACGGCACCCCGCACGTCACCCCGGTCCGCTTCTCCTTCGACGCGGACACCGGCCTGGTCCGGGTGACCACTCGGGCGGGAGCCCGCAAGGCCTGGAACGTGGTGGCAGGCGGATCGGCGGCCCGTGTCGCGCTCTGCCAGGCAGACGGCTTCCGCTGGGTCACCCTCGAAGGCCGGGCCGCCGTCACCGACGATCCCGCGCGCCTGGCCGAGGCGGTCCGCCGCTACACCAACCGCTACCGCGCGGCCCCGCCCGCCCCGCCGGACCTGGTCGTCATCGAGATCGCCGTCGACCGAGTCCTGAGCCTCAATCTCTGATGAATCCCCCGCACTGAAAGCGAAGTGACCCCGCGATGCCCACCCTCCCCGTCCTCGACTCCACCCTCCACTACCGCGAGACCGGCGATCCCGACGGGCTGCCGTTTGTCTTCCTCCACGGCAACCCCACCTCCTCCCACCTGTGGCGGAACGTTCTGCCGGTCGTGGCTGCTTCCGGCCGCCGCCTTCTGGCCCCCGACCTCATCGGCATGGGCGACTCGGGCAAGCCCGACATCGCCTACTCCTTCGACGACCACGCCCGCTACCTCGACGCCTGGTTCGACGCCCTGGGCCTTACCGAGGCCGTCCTCGTCGGCCACGACTGGGGTGGCGCGCTCGCCTTCGACAGAGCCGCCCGTTTCCCGGGCCGCGTCCGCGGTCTCGCCTTCACCGAGGCGATCGTCAAGCCGCTGGTCGGCGACGAGTTCCCAGCCGCAGGGCGGGAGTTGTTCACCCTCCTGCGCACCTCCGGAGTGGGCGAGGAGATGATCTTGGAGAAGTCGCTGTTCATCGAGGGACTCCCGGACACGCTCGCCACCCCGCTCGACCCTGCCGACCTGGAGGTCTACCGTCGCCCCTTCCCCACCCCGCGCAGCCGCCGCCCGGTGCTGGCGTGGACGCGCATGATGCCACTGGACGCCGAGCCCGCCGACGTAGTGGCCCGCGTCGAGCACTACGACGCCTGGCTGGCAGTCAGCCCCGAAGTCCCCAAGCTGCTCGCGGCGTTCGAGCCGGGTCCGGGTGCGATGACCGACGAAGGTGCCGTGGCCTGGTGCGAGGAGCACATCGCGGGCCTGGAAGTCACCCGTCACGGCCCGGCCGGCCACCACTCCCCGGAGGACCGCCCCGAGGAGCTGGCCGCGTCGATCAACGCCTGGGCCGACCGCCACGGGCTGGCACGTCAGTAGGTGTCCTCGACAACGGCTGTGCCGACCGCCCCCGGGGGGTCGGCTGAGCTGTCACCGACTGGTGTATGCGCCGTGATCGCCGTCACCATCGAACGCCACCGAGAACGGGAACCCTCGGATGTCGGCGCCCGGCCACCGCCCCTTTGACCCGTATCTCGGCGATACTCCTACTTGCCGATCCTCCTGCCGTACGCCGACTCCGGCCCGCTCACGCTGCGCTCCGGGGGTGAGGTGTGCGGTGACGCCGGTGCGTTCCTCCTGGAGGACATCAGCAGCGCGGCGGTGGCCACCGACAGCGCATCCTCGACACGTTCGCCGTCTGGACCGACGACCCCGGCCCCCTCCACCTCGCCACCCTCACCCCCAGCGAGATACCTTGAGCACCGTCCCGTACTTCCCCGACGCCCTCGACACCGCCCCCGGCCAGTGACCCGAAACCCCCTGCAAGGAGCGACCCGCCCTCTTCGTGGACAGCAGCCGCACCACCCCGT from Streptomyces sp. CB09001 includes the following:
- a CDS encoding helix-turn-helix domain-containing protein; the protein is MLRWKALPDSLDPRVRQLVVQLRRLKDRSGLSLESLETKTGISRSSWDRYLNGKTLPPRRAVEEFARASGADSVRLLVLHEIAEDARQRPSALSASDCVTDPGADVPGVESPPVKDARPPLVRRGAALAAAAFTALAGMGAGIVISSAWNDDRSASDQVKATVAAAGPSSSTTSAAAGRERYVFQPGKTYPCEVRRSETTAKGLYAGYSVTRSAVLAGPGWDVVEAQCLLRHHHMEPGVVDGVYGQQTIAAVMRLQEKAGLPADGVVGPHTWRVLRG
- a CDS encoding XRE family transcriptional regulator, with translation MTGGAPECAALAEGLRAVRARTGLSLVALAERTAYSKSSWERYLNGKKPVPRQAVEALCATAGEPSGRLLALWELADAEWSGRARLSRPAPQRPSVTVPTDAEEGAVPRRARRGRWPAVVAGAAAALAAVTALLAVTDSDAGEPTGLTASPALDPPPACHGTTCDGMDPGRSFCGLPGRADALGPVHRTRTGTGVEIRYSSVCAAAWGRIWHAKVGDALELSAVGVRPRRVVIDSPADTGVYRFTAMIGAPDRAGLRLCFTAAGETDPECFHA
- a CDS encoding TetR/AcrR family transcriptional regulator, translating into MNNAAPAPARTRGRPRGNPPIRESIVSAARALFLERGYRRTTVRAVAAAAGVDPALIAYHFDSKKGLFADVMQFQCANALVVDDVLGGDPATLPDRLIDAVTGLWEDADFLQLTAQGDEAAEVIREYLERELLARLVEFLGGRDATARATAVVTILGGLIYTRYLNPLPTPAALTPSETRHILTPALRTALASRPRTAATTTAGRQGSPTSG
- a CDS encoding NAD(P)H-binding protein, with product MRIAVFGANGPTGRHLTDQALAAGHEVVAVTRRPGSLPSERPGLAVAVADATDPAAVDAAIAGTDAVLSALGARFSKETITTYSASATAITGAMTRHGIERLLTISSSIADPNWRPAGAHFFNHVLDPLVNRRLGRTLHEDMRRMEAVIRQTDLDWTLVRPSGLFEHPVVTDYHAAETSADGVFTARADLAASMLRELEERRYVRTAMGVITTAVKPNIAKLIWHEGVKKK
- a CDS encoding TIGR03618 family F420-dependent PPOX class oxidoreductase, whose protein sequence is MSRATAELPAATRAFLTSPRTAAFTTLRPDGTPHVTPVRFSFDADTGLVRVTTRAGARKAWNVVAGGSAARVALCQADGFRWVTLEGRAAVTDDPARLAEAVRRYTNRYRAAPPAPPDLVVIEIAVDRVLSLNL
- a CDS encoding haloalkane dehalogenase: MPTLPVLDSTLHYRETGDPDGLPFVFLHGNPTSSHLWRNVLPVVAASGRRLLAPDLIGMGDSGKPDIAYSFDDHARYLDAWFDALGLTEAVLVGHDWGGALAFDRAARFPGRVRGLAFTEAIVKPLVGDEFPAAGRELFTLLRTSGVGEEMILEKSLFIEGLPDTLATPLDPADLEVYRRPFPTPRSRRPVLAWTRMMPLDAEPADVVARVEHYDAWLAVSPEVPKLLAAFEPGPGAMTDEGAVAWCEEHIAGLEVTRHGPAGHHSPEDRPEELAASINAWADRHGLARQ